One Deltaproteobacteria bacterium DNA segment encodes these proteins:
- a CDS encoding PASTA domain-containing protein translates to EVPSITGFKLESAQALVEARGLQLTIAEKKSDTKVAPGHIISQSPFAGARLKYGEKVGVVVAKIPTVVKTPALIGQPLNEAKLTLKEAKLELGEVTEVEKAEAIPGSVIRQSIAADVEVKVGAAVDLVIAKAIDTVAVPNVVGRMVGSAKKQLIKAGFKIGKISYRIDDLEDEGVVLAQKPGADEQAPKGSEIELTVSTY, encoded by the coding sequence GAAGTCCCCTCAATAACTGGTTTTAAACTTGAGAGTGCTCAAGCTTTGGTTGAGGCTAGAGGGTTGCAGCTTACTATTGCTGAAAAAAAATCAGACACCAAAGTTGCGCCTGGCCATATAATTTCTCAAAGTCCTTTTGCCGGCGCCAGACTCAAATATGGTGAAAAAGTCGGAGTAGTAGTTGCTAAAATACCAACGGTAGTAAAAACTCCGGCGCTTATTGGGCAACCATTAAATGAAGCAAAATTAACTTTAAAAGAAGCAAAGTTAGAACTTGGTGAAGTAACAGAAGTCGAAAAAGCTGAGGCGATTCCTGGTAGTGTTATTCGGCAAAGTATTGCAGCCGATGTTGAAGTAAAAGTTGGCGCTGCGGTAGATCTGGTAATCGCAAAAGCTATAGATACTGTAGCAGTGCCAAATGTTGTTGGTCGCATGGTTGGTAGCGCCAAAAAACAACTGATTAAAGCTGGTTTTAAAATTGGCAAAATAAGTTATCGTATCGATGACCTTGAAGACGAAGGCGTAGTGTTAGCTCAAAAACCAGGTGCAGATGAGCAAGCACCCAAAGGTTCAGAGATAGAACTAACAGTTAGCACCTACTAA